AATCATTAAGATATACAAATTGAATTATAAGACTCTTGGTACAAGTgtaatcaatcaatcaataatctatatatataataataggtgaaattgaaagaaacttaaattagaattccaaattagaattctaattttgcgtcatgtgtcctaaattatttatttttaaagagttttatttcttaattttggaataaaatgtgagaccacatcataaatattcatccaagtaagttattaagtataaaaaccaaagaatttagtataaatgaatcgtaaaaaaaaaaaaaaaaaaaaaaaaaaagtgcttcataataaattttttttttttttatttttaaacatggACAAtatacattttatacctaataatatccttacaaaattttttaaagagttaacaaaatataaaaatgactatcaataatatttaaattatatatataagaattatattatgcattttattgtatatatttaagtgtatccatgcatatgcattgggttacaagctagtatatTATAAAAGTTAGATCCTCAAATTGGAGGATGCATGCAACGATGAATTGTGTCTCTTTCTCAAAGCATACAACAATAACATgtcatttcttttaaattaatttttgtttgaaatgaacaaaattaatttttttggtaatgacTTTTAAGATATTTTAATTCATATTTGTTGTGGTTATTTATGTCAATTTTAAAAGATTTATGTCTTACTAGATAAAGACCCGGGCATTGCACGGTTTTATCATaaatttatagaatatatattttgtttgataaacaataaataaataaattattattataatacaaaaggaataaattttattattaaaataactatcaaatataaaatgataatacctaaataaaaaataattattttgtaacatACCAATTGTACTCTAATCATAATTGTGTatctgtaaggactcaatttgtaatgatcccaaactggtcttgggttcgtacgttaaaggcccaaacaataaaatttgtagagcgtgggtgttcaagaactagattaacttttaaaggtaaaaagattcaacctcacgtttatagatggattagaACCGATATAATAATCTGTTTTTCTTTGAAACAAGTACAGTTCTTTGGTTTCTAAGCTTTTTTTCTTGAgtgttgtttatgttttttctaTGTTCCGATCTTTTTCTGCATgcttttctttcatgttatatactgccctcttcataccatcttcaccacacacgtgtaggttgggttcaggggatctctttctgtcccatctaacaccttctggaacctcctACTAGCAGCtataaggctgcttcatcactgttcaggcatcacctccacattaatgcggtcaaaGAGTTGGTTGAGGGGCAATTAATGCAGAGGTAGCTGTtattatagatatttgtttgccttctctttcttacccttggtcccttatcccacctttagtggtaacGTAGCTCCGAAGTATGTTCGTAATAAGATGGCGTTCtaatcgtcctcggactcatacttccgagaaggattttgtcctcggacgaatattGAACTTACCTTTCGTGATATTCACTCCTCCTTTCGTTTGGTTACCCCTACAATCTGATATGGGccttcttggacagatttgcatcctcggatgggccacaggcccaattaatttgactttaataattttagtgactgtccgggccccacaatagcccctcaaaatcttgcttttcgacTCTTCGGGAGAAAAGATGGATTTTGACGTCATAAGCCCATACCCACTCATGCTTTGGGGCATGCTTCTGACGCTTCAGCATCCCGATCTtggcagcattaaattttggtgaCGCCCTTGTCTCCCATATTCGATGGTGAGATGTAAATCGAATGGTAGAGGGCCTATCTTGTTTCGCGAGCGGGAATTTTACCGCTCACAATTTCTACACGACTATAAAGGCGTTCTCAAATCAATTATCTTTCTTACCTTCGGTGACCACACAGTTCCagagctcatacactgaacctgCCTTTCTCCTTTTTCGTCATTTTCCTGGCGTCTACAAATAATTACATCTTGTCTGAGGTCCCTCTTTAAAACCTGTAAGTCTCCTCAAAATCTTTACCACTTTTATCTTAAACTCGTTAATTTCTCTACTAAATCCTTtagaaaaatggggaaaaagaaGAGTCCATTTCGATGTCtagttgagtccgaggaaggtATCAGAAATTTTCGCTCTAAGTATAGGATTCCTTCCACGGTGGGTATGAGGTACGCAGCCCAAGGGGAATGGGTCGACGCTAGACAAACAAGGGAAGTagttattcccatgattgccttcatagaaggcGGGATGACCATCCCCATGGGTAGTATTACTAGGAGCTACCTTAGTTACTTTAGGTTATCCCCTACCCAATGTGCCTCGAATATGTTTAGGGTCTTGGGAAGTATAGATGCTTTGAACGAGAGGATGGACCTAAAACTGACCCACCATGAcgtgaattgggtgtacaatCTCCATCACTTGACCGGGCAAGGGTATTATCTTAAGTCGAGATATCCCGAGGTAAGGCTAATTCAGTGCCTTCCCACATCGAACAAGAATCTAAATGAGGATTTCCTTATCTTCTTtggggaatggcacgatggtCTACCATGCCCCACGGTGGAAGGAGTACCAGGTGGGAGTGTAGTCATAGATTTATAACGTTTGGTTtacacatacttttttttttttttttttttttttgtcttggtATTCCTATCTCTAACAACGCTTCGCTTCAATTCAATGGTTTTGCAGATAGACGTTACACAAAGCCCAACATTAAGTTAGTCAATAAGGTGAGCTTGGACAAGGTATTGAAAGCCGAGATATACGTGAACGAAACTGACGGCCAATTTCGTGCAGCACATTTAATCCTCGACTATACTCCCCTATCGTTTGCTTTCCAGGCGCCGAAGTGCGTGATCAGAGCCCACGATCCTCGGCTTCACCGTATCAGTGTTGTCTACAAAGGGTTCATTGTTCCAGAAGGTATTCCACTTCCCCAATATACATCCCGTACCGAGCCTCTTTTCGTTGCCAACATCTCGGCAGGAGCCTCTTCATCCCAGCTTACCCTCAGAGAAGAGGAagtagaagagagagaggaagaggaagaaggagaggaagaaGTTGTAGAACTCTCTGACTCCTCGAACgactttgggatttttgatcaaTCCATACACTCCAGAGAAGATCTTGACGAGATGGGGATACAAAGGAAGCCCCAAAGAAGCTTGCTGGAGTTGATGGAAGGTTAGCCCGGGAAGAGTGCACCGGCAAAATCAACACAATCCTAGACTCCATCTCTTCCCACTAGGTCTCCTCCTCCTGCTCCTCACCAGCCTTCTCATCAACCTCCCCAACCAGCCCGTCCTGATGCTGCCGAGTTAAAAAGGCGCATGGAGCAGAAGGGCAAGGAGGTGGTAGACGTTGGCAAGTCTCGTTCTACTCGTGAAGAGGACGCCCAACGAGCTGTAAAGCAGCAAAAAACCAGACACCAAGCTCCGCAAGGCCAGGAGAGGTCTGATTCCCAATTTTCTGAGCCACAAGCATGGTTGCCAGCACCTATGCACGGCAGGGAGCCCCTGTGAGATGATGCATCTATAAGGGACTTCAACGGCGGCATAGGGTGTCACATAGCCTTAGCCATAGAGGAGGCCTTATTGCTCCCAAAAAATATGGCCAAAATAAAGAATGTGAGGATGAATGAACTCATCCTCGACAATAAAAGatacttgggcatggtaagaagctgactcttttcttttttctttttgcgaTCATTACTCACcaatatgtattttttactGACTATAGTGTTAACCTCTTTCCTACAGATTatccaaaatactttcaagCTGGATGAGATGTTCAATATCTGCTTCAATCAACTAGATGATGAAAGGAAGAAACTGGCAACGGCTTTACAGACTTTGTCCAAATCTGAGCAGGACTTGGCCGATGCGAAGAAAAAGTTATTTGCTGAGGAGCAAGCTTGCAAGAGCGCCGAGTCGGCCTTGGAAGGCTATCAAAAGCAGGCCAAGGACCAGGGGAACCGTTTGCGTGAGGCGAATGCCGAACTGAAGAATGCTCAGGAACAAGTTCTAGCTCTTAGGAAGCACTCGGAGGAAACCCAAAAGCTGAGGGAGCAAGCTGAAAAGTCCAGGGAGGAAGCCGAGAAAGCAAAAACTGAGGCCGAACGGGCAATGAATGAAGCTAAGCAGAAAGGCTATAAGGTCAGTATAGTTGAGACTGAGGAGGCTTTGAGAGCCAAGGTTCCTGCGGTGTGCCGCATCTACTGTGCCAAAACTTGGGATGAGGCCCTTAATCGAGTTGGGGTTGAGGCTTCGTCCAAGTTGAGGAGGCCAGAGAATGTATTTTATCCTGAAGCGATCCGCCCCTCAGATACTCCAACCCCTCAAGCTGAAACCATTCCCTCAACCGTTAATCCCAATGAGGAGGTTTTGCCTCCAAGTCTTCCCCCTCCTGGCCAGCCAGACCTAGCTAAAGAGGATACTGCCCCTCTAGAAGCTTCCTCGGACAAGACTGCAGCTGCTTCTGAGACAGGGGTGGCCTCCCTAGGTTTTCAACAGGATTTGGCCTCCACAGTCTTGCCAGCTGAGGGAGCTACTAAAGGTAAAAGGGAAGTCACCACCGTGGAGGCAGACAAACCAGCCAGCCAAGCTCCAAAGAtccaaattaaattgaaaaaataggacttgtttttgtaatttgattAGAAATTTTGCTCGGGTTCTTATGTTTATTTGCTTTCTGCTATCGTTGCTTTATGTCGTTTTTGTACTTGTTCATTGcgttattataatttggaaggATTCATTTTGACTATCTTTTATTTACATAGGGAAGTATTGCTCATAAATATCACTAATGGGCGACTAAAAATGGGTGATAAGCATTAACACTTTGAAGTCTCAAGGAGACACTTTAGATACATACATATTCGTTCTAGCCAGTTGAAATTTTATGGAAAGTTCAAAGGTTGAATGAAGTTGGGTTTTCAGTACTTCGATCGTACATTAAATGATATTCATAGATCCCTATTTAAGACTTCAGTAGATATTGTAGggcattaatttccactaagtttgtgatccgaggacctgacataacttagtttctatttaacaCTTTAGCACATGTTACaagatgttaatttccactaagtatGCGAtctgaggacctgacataacctagtttttgtttaacacttcaacACATCTCGtagggtgttaatttccactaagtttgtgatccaaggacctgacataacttagtttctgtttaacacttcagtACGTATcatagggtgttaatttccactaagtttgtaaTCTGAGGacttgacataacttagtttctgttcaaCACTTCAGTACATATcatagggtgttaatttccactaagtttgtgattcgaggacctgacataacttagtttctgttcaaCACTTCAGTACAtatcatagagtgttaatttccactaagtttgtgatccgaggacctgacataactgaGTTTCTATTCAACACTTCAGTACACATcatagggtgttaatttccactaagtttgtgatctgaggacctgacataactcaGTTTCTGTTCAACACTTCAATACATATCATAAGGTGTAGGAACACAGGACGCATGGTTAacataaactaaaagaaaaactcaaattgaactacttttattcataataataccttttgagattatttacattccaaggatgaaaTACATctttttcatctaggtcttctAGATAATAGGCTCCTATTCCGGCTACTGAAGTAATCCGataaggcccttcccaattaggccccaattttccccaatttggattcttggtggttccCAGAACTTTCCTTAGCACCAGATCTCCTACGGCTAACGGCCTCAGCTTCACATTACTATCATAgccttgcttgagtttatgcTGGTAGTAAGCCAATTGGACCATCACACTCTCCCTTCGCTCTTCGATCAAGTCTAAACTTTTCTCCAACATCGCATCATTATTGTCCGAGGAAAATGTACTGGTCCTTAACGTTGGGAATCTAGTTTCGAGggggatgacggcctcggctcCGTAGGTCATGGAAAAGGGAGTCTCCCCTGTTGAACATCAGGGCATTGTTCGATATGTCCAGAGAACATGTGGTAATTCTTctacccattttccttttgcatcatcCAGCCTCTTCTTAAGCCCATTGATTATTACTTTGTTAACAGCTTCAGCTTGCCTATTCCCTTGAGGATAAGCCGGAGTAGAATATCTGTTTCTTATACCCAAGTTCGAACAGTATTGCCTAAAGGCattgctatcaaattgaagtcCATTATCTGAGACAAGAGTGTGTGGAGTTCCAAATCGCGTGACAATATTCCTCCAAATAAACTTCTTAACATCTATGTCTCTGATGTTGGCCAAGGGTTTagcttcgacccatttagtgaagtaatctgtgccgactaacagatactttttgtttcctagggctttaggaaaagggccgacaatgtccagcccccattgagcaaaaggccaagggctggagaAAGGGTTAAGAATTCCTCctggttggtggatatttggagtgaatctttggcactggtcacattttctaacatactcctgcgcttccttctgcatatttggccactaATATCCTTGTGTGACGGCTTGGTGTGGTAGAGACCTTCCCCCtgtatgacttccacaaataCCTTCATGCAGCTCTTCTAGGATTGACTCTGACGTCTTAGGAGGTACACAGAGCATGTACGGCCTAGAGAAGGATcgtttgtataactttttgtTCTCAGATAACCAGTACCAAGGAGCTTTCCTccgtattttctcagcttctacTTTCTCTTCGGGCAAGATGTCACTTTCAAGGAATTtcaatatgggatccatccagctcggcGCTAGATTGGTTTGATAGACTTGGCAAACGTCCTTTTCTGGTAAGGTGGGGGTATGCAAGTCTTCAACGATGATCAACCGAGGAAAATTCCGTATcgaggaggtggcaagggttgccAAGGAGTCGGCGTGAGTATTTTCACCTCGGGGAATATGCGATAAGTCGAAAGACTCAAACTTCGTTTGCATACGCCTAACTTGGCTCAAATACCCCTGCATTCTTGGATCCCAGGCCTCCAGCTCTCCTTTCACTTGGCCGACTACCAATCTCGAATCCGAGAATAATTCTACTATCTTTCTGCCAATTTTCTGGACCATACTCATTCCCATTAACAAAGCTTCGTATTCCGCTTCGTTGTTAGTAGCCGAGAATCCTAACCTCAAGGACTTCTCGATGATGACCTCTTCGGGGGATATCAAAACTAATCCCAATCCTGCTCCCCGTTGGTTTGCTGCCCCATCCACATACACCCTCCAAGAGGATCTGCCTTATGTGGATATTAgaccaaccgatttttcatccatgttgtCTTGCTACATATTAACTTCTTCTGGGCACTCGGCGAACTCAGTCACCAGATCGGCAAGGACTTGGCCTTTCAtagaggtgcgaggcatgtacttgatatcgAAAGCACCTAGAATTGTGCTCCATTTAGCAATTCTTCCGGTGTAGTCTGTACTTCTTAGTATGGACTTGAGAGGTAGCTGAGTCAAGATAACCACAGTATGGGCCTGAAAGTAATGCGGAAGTTTGCATGTTGCATGGACCACCgccaagatggccttttccaATGACAAGTATCTCACCTCGGCCTCATGAAGGGACTTGCTTACATAGTAAACTGGCCTTTGGATGCCACTGTTCTCTCGTATTAAGACAAAACTAATTGCATGAAGGGCAATTGCCAGATAAGTAAACAatacctcatccacctcaggactagacatgataggtggcTTGGACAGGTATTCTTTCAACTGTTGGAACACAACAGCACACTCCTCGGTTCATTCAAATCCTTGCCACTTATGCAATAGACGGAAAAAGGGGCGACACTTCTTGACTGACCTGGAGATAAACCGGTTCAAAGCAGCAATCATTCTAGTTAGTTTCTGCACTTTTTTTGGATTCCGAGGTGCTTGTAAATCGTTAATGGTCTTAATCTGATCTGGGTTCACTTTAATTCCTCTATGAGTCACCATGTACCCTAAGAACTTCCCGGAGCCTACACCAAAGGAGCACTTCGAAGCATTCAAGCGTAACTTATGTTTTCTCAGTATCCCGAAGATATTCGTGAGATCTTCCccatgctcggacaccactttactcttcacaaccatgtCATCGATGTAAACTTCAATACTTCTACCAAGTTGTGGTtcaaacattttagtcatcatccgttgGTAGGTAGATCCGGCGTTTTTCAAACCGTAGagcatcactttgtaatggtagttcccaataggggtgacaaaagcagtcTTTTCCTGATCGTCTGCGGCCagcggtatttggtgatatccttggaaggcatccaagaaactcatcctaggatgacccacggttgcatccaccaactggtctatcttcggcatgggaaatggatccttgggacaagccttattgaggtccgtgaagtccacgcacactcgccactttcctgtcttcttttttaccaccactatattggccaaccattgaggataaaaaacttccttgatagccccagcctaTTTGAGCTTGGCCACCTCACTCCTAACAGCCTCGGCGTGCTTCTTCGATGGTCGCCGAGGAGGCTGTCTCTTGGGAATAACAGCGGGATTCATGTTGAGtcgatgaaaaatgaaattcaagTCCACACCTGGggcttcatacgggttccatgtAAAAACGTCTACACTTGCTCGGAGGAACTCTAGCAACCTCTCCTTCTCTTGCAAAGGCAATTTAGTCCCAACCTGGAAGAATTTTTCTGAATCATCAGCAATAGTTACCCtctccaaatcttcacactCTACCTCATCGGCTGGTAAATCCAAGGGCGATGCTGGGGGCTTTAATTGCTATAATTCATTATCGGCCGTAGTCGAGGTCTCTGCCTCTGGCCGATGCTGTATAGCCGTTACTAGGCATTGCCAAGCAGCCATTTGGCTTCCTACTATCTCCAACACTTGGCCTCCGGATGGATACTTCACTTTCTGATGCAGAGTAGACAAGACCACTCTCagggtatgaagccaaggtctgcccaTAATAGCTGTGTATGGAGAGAAAACGTCTACGACAataaagtccacctccaccacatccatACCGGCCTGTACAGGTAGTCTGATCAATCCTTTAGGAGTGACCATCCTTCCCTCAAAACTTACTAGAGGGGAGCTGTAGGTTGCTAAATCCTCTGGCTTCAGACCtagccccttatacaagtctGGATACATTATATCCACAGTGCTATCTTGATCTACCATCACCCTTTTGACATCGTACCCCCCGATTCTCAGCGTGACCACCAGAGCATCATTatggggctgtatggttccaactATGTCCTCATCCGAAAAGCCCAGAATCAGGGGGATATCCACCCTGGCTCTCTTCGATGCTTGGGAATGATCTTCAGCCGGGGGTCGAAACATCGACAGTACCCTGGAGGGGCAAGATCCAGTCCTCCTTGGGGCAGCAAAAATAACGTTGATCGTACCCAGGGGAAGTCTTGAAGAAGCGTCCCCACGCATCTCTGAGCCTGCTTGACTTGCCCtaccactggaa
This DNA window, taken from Quercus robur chromosome 2, dhQueRobu3.1, whole genome shotgun sequence, encodes the following:
- the LOC126701597 gene encoding actin cytoskeleton-regulatory complex protein pan1-like gives rise to the protein MAKIKNVRMNELILDNKRYLGMIIQNTFKLDEMFNICFNQLDDERKKLATALQTLSKSEQDLADAKKKLFAEEQACKSAESALEGYQKQAKDQGNRLREANAELKNAQEQVLALRKHSEETQKLREQAEKSREEAEKAKTEAERAMNEAKQKGYKVSIVETEEALRAKVPAVCRIYCAKTWDEALNRVGVEASSKLRRPENVFYPEAIRPSDTPTPQAETIPSTVNPNEEVLPPSLPPPGQPDLAKEDTAPLEASSDKTAAASETGVASLGFQQDLASTVLPAEGATKGKREVTTVEADKPASQAPKIQIKLKK
- the LOC126701600 gene encoding uncharacterized protein LOC126701600; protein product: MFEPQLGRSIEVYIDDMVVKSKVVSEHGEDLTNIFGILRKHKLRLNASKCSFGVGSGKFLGYMVTHRGIKVNPDQIKTINDLQAPRNPKKVQKLTRMIAALNRFISSFVLIRENSGIQRPVYYVSKSLHEAEVRYLSLEKAILAVVHATCKLPHYFQAHTVVILTQLPLKSILRSTDYTGRIAKWSTILGAFDIKYMPRTSMKGQVLADLVTEFAECPEEVNISSWRVYVDGAANQRGAGLGLVLISPEEVIIEKSLRLGFSATNNEAEYEALLMGMSMVQKIGRKIVELFSDSRLVVGQVKGELEAWDPRMQGYLSQVRRMQTKFESFDLSHIPRGENTHADSLATLATSSIRNFPRLIIVEDLHTPTLPEKDVCQVYQTNLAPSWMDPILKFLESDILPEEKVEAEKIRRKAPWYWLSENKKLYKRSFSRPYMLCVPPKTSESILEELHEDNGLQFDSNAFRQYCSNLGIRNRYSTPAYPQGNRQAEAVNKVIINGLKKRLDDAKGKWVEELPHVLWTYRTMP